One genomic window of Carassius gibelio isolate Cgi1373 ecotype wild population from Czech Republic chromosome A10, carGib1.2-hapl.c, whole genome shotgun sequence includes the following:
- the LOC128021571 gene encoding bactericidal permeability-increasing protein: protein MFLWCALVLVNLVSVATGTNAGVKVRLTQKGLEYGRQIGIASIQQKLRTIKLPDISGTEKVDPIGKVQYSFTGMQIVNLGLPKSALTLVPGTGVMLSIGNAYINLHGNWRVKYLRIIKDSGSFDLVVSELTISTTVAVMSDDTGRPTVSMTNCAATVGSVNVKFHGGASWLYNLFSSFINKALRNALQKQICPLVADSIADINPHLKTLNVLAKVDQYAEIEYSMVGSPVISNTSIDLGLKGEFYNIGQHKEPPFSPTPFSLPSQDTDMLYIGVSAFTLNSAGFVYNRAGALRLYITDDMIPSGSPIRLNTNTFGAFIPQIQKMYPGLMMKLLVETVKEPLMTFEPNNMTVQASSTVTAYAIQPNSTLSPLFVLNLEGSVSTHIYVTELKLAGNVTLNKIDMSLAKSYVGPFQVKSLNNIVTIVLKFAVIPKVNARLQEGYPLPAIGKMQLVNSQLQVLKDYLLIGTDVQFTG, encoded by the exons ATGTTCCTCTGGTGTGCTCTGGTTCTTGTGAACCTGGTTTCTGTCGCTACAGGCACCAATGCAGGAGTTAAAGTCAGACTAACTCAGAAGGGGCTTGAGTATG GTCGACAGATTGGAATTGCCTCAATCCAGCAGAAACTCAGAACTATTAAATTGCCCGATATAAGTGGCACAGAAAAGGTGGATCCTATTGGAAAAGTCCAATATAGTTTTACAGG GATGCAGATTGTAAACCTGGGACTTCCCAAGTCAGCACTGACTTTAGTTCCTGGTACTGGAGTCATGCTCTCAATTGGCAATGCCTACATTAATCTGCATGGAAACTGGAGAGTCAAATACCTCAGGATCAT AAAAGACAGTGGATCCTTTGATCTGGTTGTTAGTGAACTGACCATTAGCACCACTGTTGCAGTCATGAGTGATGACACTGGCCGCCCAACAGTCAGCATGACCAACTGTGCAGCAACTGTGGGAAGTGTCAATGTAAAATTTCACGGTGGGGCAAG CTGGTTATATAACCTCTTCAGTTCCTTCATTAATAAGGCTTTACGCAATGCTCTGCAGAAACAG ATCTGCCCATTGGTGGCTGATTCCATTGCTGACATAAACCCCCACCTGAAAACATTAAATG TTTTAGCCAAAGTAGATCAATATGCTGAAATTGAATACTCCATGGTGGGGTCTCCTGTCATTTCTAATACTTCCATTGACTTGGGTTTAAAG GGTGAATTCTACAACATTGGACAACACAAGGAACCCCCCTTTTCCCCAACACCTTTCTCATTGCCATCCCAGGACACAGATATGCTGTACATTGGAGTATCTGCCTTTACCCTCAACTCAGCAGGCTTTGTGTACAACAGAGCTGGTGCCCTCCGCCTCTACATCACTGATGACATG aTTCCCTCTGGCTCTCCAATTCGTCTGAACACAAATACATTTGGCGCATTCATTCCTCAA ATTCAGAAAATGTATCCTGGTCTAATGATGAAGTTGTTGGTTGAGACAGTGAAGGAGCCCCTCATGACATTTGAACCGAACAACATGACTGTTCAGGCCAGCAGTACAGTGACAGCTTATGCAATTCAGCCCAACAGCACACTATCTCCACTCTTTGTCCTCAATCTA GAGGGCAGCGTCAGTACTCACATATATGTGACTGAGCTCAAACTGGCAGGAAATGTGACCCTAAACAA AATTGATATGAGCTTAGCAAAAAGCTACGTAGGACCATTCCAG GTGAAATCCCTTAACAATATTGTCACAATAGTCTTGAAGTTTGCCGTCATCCCCAAGGTTAATG CTCGTTTACAGGAAGGTTATCCACTTCCTGCCATTGGAAAGATGCAGCTTGTAAACAGTCAACTCCAGGTTCTGAAG GACTACTTGTTGATTGGAACGGATGTTCAGTTCACAGGATAA